GTACGAAATCGCTTCTCCGTGACTGTAATAGAAACAGAAAGGTTAGATCGGTTCTTCGTTCGTTATTTTTCACGTCAAGGAATgcggtaatattgaaaaataatatttctaacTCGGCAGGAAGACACCACGTTTTCGGAAAGAAGTTGTAATCTTTCGGAAAAAGTCTGAGCATCCGATTAAGGTTTCTGGCGAGTAAATCTTTCCGGCATATCTCCGTCATCCCGGGGAAATGATTAACTTTTTGAAACCGCTTCATGTCTTTGGCTCGTTCTATGCTGACACTCAGATCCGTCCAATACAAATTCCAGCTGCTGTCCTCCGTCACTTCTTTCATTCCAAATCGCGCCGCGACTCTTCTCACAACTTCGTACTTACAGTTGCTCGTACAAATCGTCAGAAATCTATCCAGAAAGAATTTTCCGTCAATGAGCGAAgctttttccttcttcgttttttttttttttgattctgttTTCCTCTCTCGGGATACGATaccttcgtttctttttttttgccatctTTGGAGGTTTCTCATCCTCCCCTTTTTTCGAATCCACGTCGTCGGTCTCTGCGTGGGGAATATCCGAGTGAAATAAGACAActgtattgtttgaaaaaaataaaaaaaataaaaaaattgccgtGACGCAGgctttgaaataaataaccCGAAAAATTAAATCCTTGGCCAAATAATTCGTGAATAATTGATTCCGCAAGATTTTTATTCCCATGTTGCGGATTATTGCcttaatatttttccattcaaaatCACAGAATGacagatttttaattcattgtATTTACCTGCAATAGCGATTAATATTTACCTTTCGCATCTTCTTTCATCATTTCTCGGGCTGGATGATCGTTCTTGCAAGGGTTGAAAAATGGGTTTGAATCTTTTCCCATACCGGGCCGATTACTCTCAGCCAATTTGTCGGCAGACTTTGACGAATCAGATGAGATGAGCACTCTTTTGTGACGATTATCGAAGGTTGTTTCGTGCGACTGGACCTCAGTGCAATCACCAGAAATGCAACCGTCACCGCAGTCGTCCAGGCGATTTTCTCTCGTCTCCCCATTTTCTCTCACCTCTCGTAAAACTACCAGAGGTCGTTTACTACCTCCATTCACGTTCATGACAGATACTtggcattatttttcaatctaaCAGGCTTCATCGATCGGTCGAGAAATCAGAAGCCTGTCATTCGTTGGAGAGATAGACGTCACCGAGTCATTCGCACCACGCCGGCAGCTATTATTTTACTCATCtacatacgtatgtgtataaaCGTACCCGCGTCAACATCGCGTATACAACAAGCGGAGAGACGATGCGTATTTTGCggaaattaaataaacgaGACAGTCTTCTatcattgataaaatttaacaCTATtacttttccgaaatttacACCGTATAAAAGACTTTCTTATTTCCTTCGGCCCCGTCAAACAGTAGATgtaattttttagaaatttttttttttttttttttatcacggcGCGCCCTTCTTCATCTGTCCGATCACTATTGGCGACCGacaaaaaaggagagaaaaaaaaagagaaaattgcTCGGGTCTCTGTGATTCGAGGTAGGTATCTGCGACTTGCTTCAGaacacgattattttttaagtCAGACGATTGGATCTCGATTGCACGACAGAAAACCGTTGAAATTTACGTTTTTTCACTTACTGTTGTTATCagtattattgtaattattattattattattattattattattattattattattattattattattattattattattattattattattgttattattattattattattgccgTGTACCGATTGCTTAGAATTATTCTAGTTTAGTATGTAGATCAGAATTTTAAGGGAAAAATGATTCAGCCCGAAAAATCGAGGTCATCGGTTACAGAAGATGTTACGGAAAAATCACCTATCCTTGGGCACTAAAAATAGCGAGGGCGTaacgaagaatgaaaaaatgtatgacaTAGTCGAACTTGgggataaattattttttgtacttcCGAGTGAAATTTATATCGTACGGAACACagaattttctttctatcGATGATTGAAAGGTTGTGACCGAAGAATCGACTTTACCCGTCCTTCGTGTACAATAACGATAAGTTGCCGAAAGCGAATGATTTTGGCAACTAAACGAGGATCGTGGGGAAGATAGCTGACAACGAGAGAGTTGCTGTTATAATACTGAACGAAAAGCATGAGCCGAGGATCGGAAATGCGAGAGGTCTTAAGTAAGTATAATTTTGTATCGACCATGGAAACATGGTAAACACTTGGAACGGCAATGCGAAACGCTGCGGCATCGCCTCTGACTTCTATAATACACCTgctttatacctatacacagcTGAGTTTAAGGGATGGCTGCACCTCGCCGGATCGCGACACCCTCACCTTCTGCTGCTGCAGGTGAGTGACGATTGTAAAACCCTGTGCCTAGCACAACGCGACACACACCCCACCACCCCTAAGAACCATTCCTCCTCTGCGTGCGTATATTTAGACGTACACCACGTGGATCGTTGGAAATAAATTCCGACGCTTATAACACTCGTTGTCAGCTAAGAAGCCGTATTGTACCTACTCGACCGGTCGCTTAcactttaaaatgaaaatatttaatcgaCGCGCTGTTATTCGAGTAGAGAAACACAATTTTGACGGTTTTCGGATGTTCCGGACATGTttgagaaattgatttttttttttttttttgcttcaaaaTTTGCGGTTTTTCCGCAATGTGAGAattgttttaattaaaatgaaacattGACTCCTGTTTCGTACGCTTGATGATTATTTAATACGCGGTATATATtgagaaaatcgtaaaaaacgaaaattaagaTTGTACGCTGTTGTATGGAAAAGAGCGAATGGGATAATGCCTGTAAACTCATAGTCCGATCGGAACGtgtgtacgtttgaaattgcaatttttccatatcGCCATATTCTTTTTCTAATCCTTTTCTAAATCCAGAATTTCAACCAGATTCTGGTGTAGCTTCCtacgccatcttgaatttataGAATAATCagtttttgtcaaattattcgctcatttccGACTTTTGACTAAAACTGGTCCGAACTAcacttgtaggaaatttaattctttACAACTTTGGTCGTAAAATGTGTTTATCTACGATCGATATTTTCCGATCTAAGTCATAAATCTAAGATGGCGGCTGAAGATGCTGCAGAATCTGGtagaatttttgatttttactacCAATGACCGTCCCTTCCaatgataacaaaaaaaaaaatagcagcATCGAGGATTGCAACTTCaggtgttttatttttttggttcACAGCGAAACATATTCAATGTTGCAGTGGCCAGACAATTTATAGCATTGACAAGTATAGTCGCACTGATTGTCAATAGTTACTTGTGTCATATTCTCTTGTAATTTTAAGGTACAATATTTAAACCAGTGATTCGATTGTGTTTGTACTTCATAACCATTGTATGCGTGTTATAGGTATGATAATAGTTGTGGCGGGGATCGTGGCGGCAAAAACATTATACGGTAGACTCGAATCACGCGATGTCTACCTGTAACTTGTACATAATACGTATATTCATGGCAGACATGCGACAAATGACCAAACTTTACTTCAAGCTTTGTGCCTCGATGTTACAGAATAGAAAACCGATGGAGATAGTGTAATGTACGCTAgggtggttaaaaaaaatatcttttttttttttttgcttttaccCCCTTTAAATTTTACTGTTCCACAGCAAAAAATATCCTCCGAAAAGATCAGCTCTCTAGTTCAGGTTTAACAGGTCGCTCTTTTAATTTACATTTGCGATTCATTTAATGTAGAAAAATGTTACTTTTCTTTAAAAGCTTAAATACTCATAAATTATTCGatatgtttttaaattcatgcacAGATTACAGTCATCTGAATACATTTCACCTCTGAATTGGATTCCCTTTTCACGAGATTTCAATGCGCTCGTAGAAACAACGATCAcgcggataaaaaaaatgtttttcaaattatcgaGTGAAATTTACTGTCGAAAGAATCGATAGAGTTGTAGCCGTTGATTGGCTAACGCTGTGAAAAACGTCTATCGATTATAATTGCCGCTCATACTTTTACTTATGGAGAAAGATCTCAGATAAAACTGGGAGTCGAATTATGATAATTAGTAATTAGGATTCATACGCCGATTGTTAAGTTTCAACAGGCGCACGAATTAATGTAATCATGATTTTGTCGCAATAATATTGACCTGGTTTTCGGTCTATTTTTAATATCACCGAAACAAGTTCCGCTGCACAGTATTTTCGTTAAATAATAAAGCTAATGTATAATTCTCCGTAATAATACCCGCAACGATTATTAAACCGGCAGCAAGAAATTAGGCCGAATATTTTTGGCGTGTCAAGTACACAAGTCACGAAAAGGCTATctatacaatatattatacgtatatgtatatgtatatgtataacgctACGTGTATTACAGACACTGCAGACTGTCACGGAAGCTCGAGACCAGTCGGTATTGTAAAGTGCATCGCATCCGAAAGCTTAAATACGTATACAAATGTGTCCTGAGGCAAAGTCAACTTGTACCTATTCGAAAGCGCATTTATCTATGAAATATGCCTGCGTAACGTCGGCAGGACGAGGGTTGGAGATTGATGTGCAGTTACTTGTACGACTTGTGTACGACTCGATGTTGTTTATAGATACACCCACGAACGTATAATTAAACTGTTAATTTATTACCAGGGGTGGCGATCCGCTGCACCAGCAACTCTGCGTGCTCTGTGCAATAATATATTAACGAACAATCACGTTTATCGCACGAATCTCGTACCTACGCTAAATAATTTCCCCGTTGGAAATTCCGATTCTCCACGTTGGAAGAAAACCTCAGGGATTATGAACGGAACCCATCATCCTACTTCGTCACTTTTCATTCCGACTATTGGTCATCTTTAACAGTTTTAACGCACAGTAATCGTTGAGACTTCGATCGACGCTAgtagttttaaataaaaaagttgaaataagAAGTGAGAATAGTATTAGGTAGAGATATTCTTATCAAGCACCACGACcggtttgataaattttttttttataatttggaGAGATTCTTCTCAGCCTTCAAACCGTGCACGATTCTCACAACGTCGAGTGCGCAACCCCAGCATAAAGTAACTCCGCTTCCACCATGTCCATAATTATGAATGACCTGGGAAATGTTACAAGATTATCAGCTGTCGCAGAGCTTGGAATTTTGTTTGCTTTACACGGGgtggggttgaagttccgaatttatAAAGCTCCGAAAGTACCTAATTCCGAATtgtttggtggcgaaacttgaagtaaagaaatcagactttaacgaaaaaacaaagttcCGAGTGGTCGGAAAGCCGACGGCTCAAAAATTCGGAATATGCCACTTTCGggacttttcaaattcggaatttcaacccccccccccgtttTCTTTACCGAGAACATCGAAAGATTTTACCGTAAATTTCTTCCCGTTCTCTGCTTCTCGACTTTCTGTTTCTAATCGTACTCGAGGTCTGCCAGGACGAAGACCAACCCATCGCTTTATGATATTACATTCCTGAAATtcgaagaaaacgaagaatcGTTTTGGCTGATTGTGAATTTGGTCTAATTATTATCTATCAAGTAGCGTCGCGATTTAGGTAGCACGTTACGAGCGATTATACCCGTAAAGCTGGAAGCAATTTACAGCATCCTTCGTGAATGAACTTTTCGTCTTCCTCTCGAATCCTGCAGTCGTAATCATTTTCCTGATGAGTGCCGCCGAGAACCACGCTTTCAACACTACGGAAGCagcgaaaatttcaatcaactgTTACAAACCATTCGAATAACAGCACTTTGTACATGAGATCATTTTTCGTTACTCAATTTTTACGTTAGACGATGTAAAAATTCACTTGAAACTCTCTCACTTTGGAATTACGTAGTTTCCGGCTTCGTCTTCAACAAGGAATACATGAAATGCCCAGGAAGCCTCAACctggatgaaaaattgttcagtTTTGTGTCGATCGTTAAAATAATCCGATAATTATATTACACTACGTcagtgaataaatatttccaaaagAAAATCTTTCTCAATTCCATTCTGTGGACGACATTTTTTACCCTGGAGACCTGTCCTCGAACAGGTTGCATTGTCGCGTCTCCAATCAGATCGCGAGCTCCAAGACCGGTGCAGTTGACCAACAGGTCAAAACTTTCGTCAACTAATTCATCAAGCTTCGAAATTTTccttttcacaatatttccgCCCAGTGATTTAAATTTCGCCAAAATCCAGGGTATGAGGCGCGTTGGTTCGGCAGTGAAAGTTATGAATTGCCATCCGCTTCTGCAGcccataaattataattttaaacaccAAAAATTAAGGTTGGTTGGCCAAAAGTCAATAtcatttattgattttattacgagattgTCGTACATTGAGtattcattataatttttatattcgtaAGCTACGAAAATCTCTtcgaaaatacgaaaacaaaaaaaatatttgaattatcaACGAAGCCTTAGAAATCAACAATTCATTTTAAACCACTTCAAAATTCAGGGTAATAATCTAGCAGACTCATTTgatttcactctacgatggctcattttgttcagaatactattttttacaaattcactgaaactttttttcagcAGTCATGCAGAATTCAGTAATGCTATTTATATCTATTGATCATAATCAATATCGCTGCAACGTTGCAGAATTAATATTCAACGTTCAATATTCAGGTAATATGTAAAAAATAGTCTTACGAATAAGATAATCAAACAAAATGAACTGAAGTTGATCGAATCTCCTGGACTTTCAAACATTTCGATGCGGTTTGAAACGAGGCATCGATGGTTCCGGTGTTTTCCACTTTTCGGTTTTAAAGAGACCTTCGTAGTTATTAAAATACTCAATGTACGATTACTCGGTaataaaattagtaaaaattatcgatttgTGGGAATTTAACCTCCTTGCGATAAGCTAGTGGATTTTCTCCAGACGCCAAAAACTGTGCTCCGAATTTTCATACTGTTTAATCGTTCCATTCGAATACCGTATTTCCTCCGAATAGTGCCGCCGGCTTCACCTCTGAATAGGGCCGCGAGTCATTCTTGTCGattgctttttgtttttgaggtgacagttttttttttttttcacttaattGCTGGTAAGTGTAAAATATGCAATGAAAAGTTTATATCGATCAAGAAATCATCGAGCAGTTGAATGATTATGAGAGGCATGCCGCTGAGAGGAACGAAGTCCATGTTCTGggcgaataaaataattctacGGATTTATTTCAAACCCTCCATACATCGTCAGAGCTCTGGTGCGAATAAGACACGATCTATATTGCATTGAACTCACGAAAAGTATTAATTCGATTCGATGTATGACttgtgttaaataaaaaatgtacaaaattacTTGAATTCCCTGACGTTCTAGTTCCAGTGTCAGGGTTTTcactattatttttcaatgaaataattcaagttaTTCAATGTGATTCGGAATACATGTACATGAGTCCAAGAATGTTTCGCAGCCTAAAATGTCTCAAAAATGAGATGACGGATCATCGATAAGTGATGTAAAGCGTTTTCCACCAGCGGGCCTACACAGGGATAATTGTCCAAACACTCGTAAACAGAAAGTAGTGGGAGAAGCGCTGAAGCAAGGATAAGGCGAAGCGGCCCTATTCGGAGGGATTACCGTACTCGGGTTAAAATACGAACGTGTATTCAGCAGCCTGCTCCTCGTTCAGTCTCCTCAAATCGCCAAGGGACATTCTGTGAGAGCCAAAAACCGTAGAAGTCCAAGCCTGCTCGGGAACGCCCCGAGCATCGCTGGTCACCCTGGTGATCGGAATAAGAGAAACCCCAGCATCTCCCGCCGACTCGCTTTTCCAAATACTCAGCATCCAGCGATAAGTTTCTCCGGACCAACGCCTTAGGTCACAAATTCAAGTCtttcaaataattacaaatacaCGAATACATACCTACCCTGGGTTATTTCCGTTACGCGCCCCATTGGGGCCCCTAGTTGTAGGCAAATCAGGGTACAAGGTGACTCGGAGCAGCTTCGCTGCCTCCGCTGCTCTTTTGTTAACACGCGACTGATTGGCCACGGGGAAACTCGGAGCTGCTCAGAGTGGACTTGTTCTACCTCGATTTGCCTATAATTAGGGGTACCTATGAGGTGCATCACGGAAATAACCAGATATAATAAGCACGAGTGACACCGAATCGTCATCGggctgaagtttgtaacgttattgtaCCGATGCATCTTTGGAAAAAGTAGTTATTTTGTAACTTAAGATTGCTTCAAATTTACTAAACTGTTAATACGGTATCAAACAACTTATATTTCGcatattcaacattttcagGTGTTCTAAAGGTGCAAAATACTAATTTTTGGTTTCAATGTTGCGATACATCAACGTTGCCTAACTTCAGCCTTGTGAATGGTCAGTGCCTTTTTTCAGTCGTTACATTTTTAATCGAATTGGAAAAATGAATGCGAAtgaattgattattaattacaaGACGTCTTCGGCGGGGGTGCTTCCCAAAAGATAGGGAGTCCAGAGTCCCGCACTTCCGTCGCCGGTCGTCTGGGGCGAAAAAGCGTCGGCGAAGACGGTGACTCGTGAGACCGGAAATGCTTCCTTAATGGCGAGAGACGTCGCGGCGCCAACGACACCTGCGCCAATAACCGCGATATTCATTTCTGCACTCGACGGACCGACGGCAAGCAAGCAAGTGAAATACTCCGAGACGGATTCCCGATTGAGACGCTGTTTCGATTAACAAGGTATCTAGACAAATGCTATGCGATTGTTTCGAAACGGCCCTGTGAACGataattcgcatttgtttaCGGCACACGGAAAAATCCAGGCGTGAGATAACATTTTCCCTGTGTATttatgtacacacatacatgcaATTCGCGATAGGTCGTGGAGACAATGATAACCCCGTGAACTCGTCCAGACAACGGATGCCGCTGGCAATCTTTAAAAGAGGCTGCATGGCGAAAAATCtatactttttctttattatcaCACGAGATAGTTGTTGCATTGAGTGTTTATCAGataaattatatgtataagctTGTTATGTGAAGAACTCtcaaaaaatggtgaaatagACATAGCGGAATGgatgcttcgtttcaaatcgcttcaaaattgtttaaacttcaacagattcgttcgatttcactctacgatTCCTCATTTTCTTCGGaacactattttttttttttttacaaatcagcaaaaaatatttgttgttaTCACAGTGCTGGCAtggttaaatatttaatttcacaacaTTGCATCCGATATATTGATTATAGTCAACAAATGAcgataatgaattaaaaattgaaaagaaacaaaacaatacTATTGACTAAGTAGAGAACAGCATTCTTAATCGTAAAAAAGTTACTAGAATGTGTACAACAAACCTCCTTATTAATTCCGCTaataacgttgaaaattgACTAATTGCGGAAATGGTAAGTTAAATTGAGGCGAATAAATCTTGCGGAAAGTAAGGctcaaattttcgacaaattttcgtCTGCGCAAAATCGgtttgattaaataattacatgtatgaatatttaatgatcaatataataaacatGCTCTTGACCTCTTGTCAATAATCCAACGCGTATATCATTTCCAGATACGTGCAGTCAGTTTCACCAGTTTATTACTCTTTTGTTTTCGACTAGGAAGATCTTTCAAAATACGCAAGTTGAGGAATCTCTTCGCTATTGTCGAATGCTATTTTGCGATATGTTTCACTCAAAAACAATGATTAGCCACTTTATCACGTTATAGTAGTCGGTATATAGTCAGTTTCTCACGTTCTTCAGGGTTTGAATTTCATCTTGGTGATAGCAACTGACGTGTGTTGCGAATAATGGTGatgggtaaaaatatttataaatatttaataaatatgttTACCTACctcaacgaaaaaaaaaaaaaacaaccggAACTGAGTGTTaaggaaataaattcaatgaaGATTAATGATTTCTACCAAACGTCCCAATTTGTGTAACATATGACTCGGAAAAACCATTTTTAACTCCgtttctcgaaaaaaaaaaaagtcagaaCAAACGAAATCTTCACAGaaggaaattttcagaaaaatttctcatcaagttttcaattcattacTTCCGCCGTACTGCAGTTTCTAAAAGTTTGTaagaatttttaacgaaatttcGTTTTAGCATTTTGTCATTCTCCGATATCTTCTGTATCGAATTCTCAAAACTACTCGCTCGCATATGCCCAGAAGAttacttggaaaaatttcacggaTAGTTTcagatttattgaaataaatttcacttcaCGTTGTCAGTCGTTGCGCCATGTCGATAAGTTTGAGTCTACAAGACCGCATATTCTCAGCATAATGCCTTCAAGTGACCGGCTGTTATGCTGAAATATGGGAATTGCGTGAATCGAAACAGAATAACGATGTCGATGATCCGTGAAACTCGATGTTAAAGATGAACTTGGCTATGAGGAAAATGTTATTTCGCAAAAGGCTTCGTTGTTGGTCACACCGCATTACCGATAAACGGAGCATAATACTTCTAAATATAATTGACAAAGGTCTTACACTCTGCTTACCGATCACGCAATGTGATGTAGTTCAACATCCTCTTTCTCGACGACGATCAGCGCGAACAATCTACTCTCACAGCACCAGAATTCCATAACTTGTCAGATTGTATTTCGCAGAATTCCCTTGGCTATATGCTATTCGACACGTAACTCGTGCGATAACcgttgtacatacatacaaaacatacctataatataatCTCATTACGAGGCATATACCCGAAGGACCGTTGAAGACAAAAAAGGAAAACCAAATTTTATAACCAACGAATGAAGTATTATTTTACACGCGCAATTTCGTAGCAATttgattcttgtttttttgaGGGAGACCGAGCGATGCTGGGAAATTTTGATCATTCTTAAACAAAATCTTTTTCACCATCTATACTGTTCGGGTgattttgttttcacttttaaaaacGATCCATGCATTGGCGGCAAAAACAATTTGCCCGAAAAATATGAAGCACGATCCTTAAAGTTTAccgaaaaatgttaaaaaagcAAACTAGGCTCTTGATACGATCATCTTTACTTGTATAGACTGCTGATGGAAGAGTTgttaattttctaaaaaaatttaatatcttgactgaaaaatattacagttCAACCGAgtcgaaatattttatctactatatatataatctCCGTGACCGAGACGAATTAGGAAAATAGCGAATAAACTGCATCGACATATTTTAATCACTGTTATGGATAAAAACGAGAGTTCCAACTTACGATAATATCCTGCAACATCGTGAGATGACGCTATTCGGAGAAGTCTTTCGTCCGATAATACAAGGAAGCAAAACAAACAATGAAGATGTGGGAATTCACATTTGCGCACTGACAAAGTTCCTGTCATTGTTaaacattcaatttcattgttgCGGATCACGAACTAACACCGCGCGATTGTCAATAAAAATCACGAATGAATAGTTTTACCAAACGCAGAGAGCGAAAAATGGCAACGCGAAAAATTTAACCGCACCGACAAAAATTTCtactttttattgttattatacagagcttaactattttcagtttttaccaCAGCCAAAGATAAAAACGAACTTTCCAGCCGTGATAAGAAAACTTAGTTCCTTCGATTAATAACCGTCGTTGTAACTGTGTATACAATGTTCTTCCGATCTCCTAGTAACTATGactaaaatgaaattttcccaaTTCCGCGTGAGAGAaagttgaataataaaaattagaaactttGCGGATCTCGCGAGGCGAACGTCCGAAGGGGTTCGGCAAGACTGAATATGGGGCACGTCTCTGGGCCCCTGAAGCTGGGATGGATGCTCGGTTCAAGTTTGCCGGAGTGAAGTGCCCGATGACAGCCCGAGATATGAGGTATTTATTTACACTCGTGCAGCTACGGGTAGACATAATACGCTCCGGAAATGAGATAAAGCAACGAGAGGCGACTTCGGACTCCTGCTTGGTACAAACCGAGACTATTCGGCGTGCAAAAGGACCAAAGGACCGGGGTCTGTTCCACGGAATTAAATCGGCAGTCGCGTCGCCTCGTCGATTGTCGATTTTGCGCAGCAATGTCAGAGTCGCGTGGTTGTtcgcaaaatttcatttcgtcaATTCCTGCACAAGTTCACGACGatacgatgaaaatttgtgcatggtgttggatttttttttttttttttttttgtttttgcgtCAGAACTGATTACGTTCTTCGCGATTTACTGCTGTGTAgtcggaaatttttcgatatcgTTAATTGCGTGTTGGGGAATTTTTGGTATCTTAAATCTGTACTTAACGAACGACAAGTTATTGATTTCACTTGTAACGATTCTACGGCAGTTAGTTTTTTTCACGGAGGCTGGTGCCTGGAGAAGCAATACTTTTCTTTACTATTTTATTACGGGATTGTTGCATtttgtgagaaaattaaattcacacGTTCGTATAAGCTGTACGAAGATTTTCCTAGAGGTGGACGAA
This genomic stretch from Neodiprion pinetum isolate iyNeoPine1 chromosome 6, iyNeoPine1.2, whole genome shotgun sequence harbors:
- the LOC124221325 gene encoding D-aspartate oxidase, with amino-acid sequence MNIAVIGAGVVGAATSLAIKEAFPVSRVTVFADAFSPQTTGDGSAGLWTPYLLGSTPAEDVLRWSGETYRWMLSIWKSESAGDAGVSLIPITRVTSDARGVPEQAWTSTVFGSHRMSLGDLRRLNEEQAAEYTSGWQFITFTAEPTRLIPWILAKFKSLGGNIVKRKISKLDELVDESFDLLVNCTGLGARDLIGDATMQPVRGQVSRVEASWAFHVFLVEDEAGNYVIPNVESVVLGGTHQENDYDCRIREEDEKFIHEGCCKLLPALRECNIIKRWVGLRPGRPRVRLETESREAENGKKFTVIHNYGHGGSGVTLCWGCALDVVRIVHGLKAEKNLSKL